The sequence tctttgtGATAATTATCTTTTGATTTTCTAGTCAAGTCTTCATGTTTAGaaaatttcaaagtaatttttataCAAACTGGTatgctattaaaaaataatcctcCCCCCTTCTTTTTATTAGTGTGGCTATTTCAACTATAAGGAGAAgccttattttgtaattttttttttttcagggactACAAGGAATAATTTCGAAGGGAAAAAAGTCATTAGCTTAGAGTATGAAGCATATCTAccaatggcagaaaatgagataAGAAAAATTTGTAGTGACATTAGACAGAAGTGGCCAGTCAAACACATAGCAGTGTTTCATCGACTTGGGTATGATTTCCTTTATCAGTGTAAAAGTTTAAGGGTAGTTGTTCTCCACCTTTGTACTAATTCTGATTCTGAGATCTTTCACTGGCATCCTGTGTTACCCTGAGAGGGAGGTTCATGTATCATTCTGGCAGACTGTGCCTTTAAGGGCTGCTTGTTATATTGTAACATTTGGAGAGAAGCAGTAGTAGATGCTGTAACAAAGTCCAAATGTGCAAGACTCTTAGGCCCTATGCCCAGCAGCCTGTGCTGATGGGTGCTAAAGGCCAGGAGACCCTTAAAAGAACTGTTTTGTAGTTGGGACCTTGTTTATATGACAGTCTGAGACTTTTTGATGTAAAAGCCTCTTGAGGTCATGAACTTAGTTTATCTTTTTGTATCTCTAAGGAGAGTGTAATTCCAGGCTTTGTAAAGAACCCAGCAGGGGGACTAAATCTATCAtctactatatttttaaataatgttaccAATTCTGTTATATACTCTTTATTGctattcagtattttaaattctATGTTATATTCATCATGATTGCTTTGTATTTCTAGACATTACCTGACTTTGTGCCTTGTTTGAATCAGATACTTGTTGAGTCAGTGAGGTCCCTTTCTTCTTGGTCCCCATCAAATAAATCTAGTGGATACATGCTAACAAGTTGGTCACAGCTTTGGCTTCTGCTAAATGCAACTGAGATGAATTACTGTTTTCTAACTAAATGGGATGTTTAGGCAAAATAGAACTGGATATTTAGTTCTGTGTGCTGTGCCAAGTGGCTTcagctgtttctgactctttgcgaccccatggactgtagcccaccaggctcctctgtccatggagattctccaggcaagaatactggagtgggttgccatttcctgttccaggggatcttcccaacccaggaactgaacccccccctctcctgtttctcctactttggcaggcagtttctttaccactgagcctttaCCATTCTTTACCGCTGAAGCTCAGATATTTAGTTGTAGGAACTAAATGTTTGCTGGATTtcagtggaattttttttcccacacGTGTTGATTCTTTAACATGCAGCTTCAGAGGAGATGATgaatttttgtcttcattttgttaaAGCTTGGTTCCAGTGACAGAAGCAAGCGTTATCATTGCTGTGTCCTCAGCCCACAGGGCTGCATCCCTTGAAGCTGTGAGCTATGCCATTGATGCTTTAAAAGCCAGGGTGCCCATATGGAAAAAGGTAAGTTAGAAAAATACCTACCTTTCTCTCTGGACATGATTTTTTCTTAGGAATTTttaaaggacaaagaaaaagagTACGTAGAGTATATACTCATGGGCCTTCCCtgactttatagaattttgttttcttttatctatGAAATAGGGTGTTTATGTAATAATCTTCTTTCCAAGCATGGAAAATACACGCCTCAGATAATGCATGACTGGGAGAAGACCTCAGCAAGTGGTAACAGTTAGAATTCCTAGTCTGGAATGTTCCAGTGGCTCATATATGCAGTAGTATCCCTTGGAATTGAATTCCCTTGAGTTAGAGGGTCTTTCCTTCGGAGAGCAGGAATCATGTATGGCTATTTAGGCAATGGCTAAAACAGAGATTTCTCAAGGCAAAAGAACCTTCTCCTAGAATGCCTTCATTTAAggggaaaataaagaatattgcCTCTGTGGAGAAAATGCAGAGTGGATTAAAAAAACCTAAGTTTGAAAGTCTAGCTTGTGTTCGGTCCATACATCAAACCCATCAATAAAAGCAAACAATTCCCTTCTTAGAGCATCCTGAAGAGATGAAAAGGCCAAGCTCCCTGATTTCTCCCCTGGTATAGTTACCTCCTTAGACACATGTAATTACACTTGAGAGCGTCAAATTGCCCATGGCTTGTGGCTGAAAGCAAAGCTGAGGAATGTACTGCCCAGTAGAGCAGGGCTCAGAGTGAAGGGCCAGAGGGCGAGTCCTTCCTGGGAGCCTCCTGCTTCAGCCAGTGCTGAGATGAGTTAATTGGACCCTGAGCCAGCGCTTATGAAATTTAGTGACCCATATTTTCTGAATAAACACTGAAACCCATTGTTATAAGGGGATACTTAAGAACTAGAAGATAGCGTGTGTGAAAGGAATCTGTCTTAGTGAGGCTCAGGTATCTGGTTGCTTGGCTGTCAGCAAGGCCCCTGGAGCGAGCAAGGTAGAGAGAGCAGGCCAGAATGAGTTGTGAGCCTGGCTGAAAGAGCTTTCTTTACCTGAGAGGAAAGAGTAGCGAAGTAGATGAGAGAGCAGGAGATGGGATGTTGAGGACGGGCTGGACTTCCTGTTTGCGTCTCTGTCTGTAGGTGAGAGGGTGTCCGTAAAATGGGAAAACCTAAACTTTGTGGCCAGTCCAATAGAAgctgatgagagagagagaaaagagaaagtgatatATTCTTATTCCCCTTCTGTCCCCAAATTGTCTAAATTCCAGTCTGGTTCTGGTTCCAGCCTGTGCTTTGAGATTGTCTGTGACGTAGGCAAGAGGGCGGGTGAGCAGGGCAGGCACTTAGAGAGCAGCTAGCCCCAGCATGTAGCTCAGACCTGTTTAGGAACCTCTGTGGTGGTCTCTTTAGTTTCAGAGCTAATGGAAACATCCCTTCTGCCTTTAGAAAAGCATGTTTGGAAATGTGGAAGTAGTAGATATGTCGAATAGAACAAGATGTTTAAAGACCTTCCATCTTCCCCACATAACTTTGCCCAGGCTATTGCCCATCGTGGTCCCGAGTGGATTTAGCAGTGTATTCCTCTCGATGTTGGCACCTTGCCTTGTTAAGGCTTCTTGTCTGTTGTTTCTCCTACTGGACTGAATGTTTGAGTGTAGGAAGcatgtttgttaatttttttttggttctcaATGCCTTATGCAAATGTCCGTTGGATTGTTAAAAGAAGAGCACATTTAAATAGTTGTGATATTCATATGCCTGATTTATTCCagtatatttgcatttattaaaatgCTCTCTTTTGAATTCTCATTATGGTTCTGTTTTTTAGGAAATCTATGAAGAATCATCATCAtcttggaaaagaaacaaagaatgctTTTGGGCAACCAGTGTTTAAACTGCTTAGGTTTTTAGATCCCCTAAAATTTAAACTTGGTAAATTCTTATCTTTGATCATATGTCCATTCTTCTTCTCTAGAAGATTAATGAAGCTGATCTCTTATGTTACACTGGTGGaacaaaagagaggagaaaataaagcaaaataaatgagtgtTTAGGACAAGGGCTTATATGGGAACTagagacagaggaaagaaaggctttagggagaaaaatggaagaatttGAATGTGAGGAATGATGCCTGTGGTGGACAAACAGTTCTATGACTGAGTTCCAGTTGTAATTTGACTCACACTGAGGGGTCGCACCTCATCAGTGACTCTCAGGCTGCCCCCTCTGTGCCCCCTCCTGCCCCTGgcaccctgtccccacccccctgcccctaTGCCCAGCGATATTGTTGTCAGGGATGCATTTTGAGAATGTTGGCAGAATTGAAAGTTATAAAAAGTCCTTATCAAATACTCTtgatatatttttagaatttatatattttaaaaataagctaagTACGGTTTAAAAAGTTTAAAGcgatattttcttgtttttaaaacctCAGTGAtgatgcgtgcatgctcagtcgcttcatttatgtccaactctttgagaccctatcagctgtagcccaccaggcttctctgtccatgggatttcccagacaagtatacttgagtgggttgccatttccttctccagggactcttcccttcccagagattgaacccacatctcctacattgggaggcgggttctttaccgctaagccactgGGGTAGCCTGATGATACCTAAGATATTTCATAATATGAGGATTTCTTCTATTTCAGAATCTAGTATAATCTTATCATAATGCttattatattttgttattaGTATTGTATCAGTATATAAATGAGCTTAAAATTATCAAGACAAACTAGCAAGGGTGGTTTGCATTTTAATGTTAGTTATAAGATTGTACTCACAACCAATTAAGGAAAATTATATGATTATTTAGTAAAGCATTTTCAGATATCTTTTTAGCTTAAGCAGCATTGTTGTTAGTGAAGTCATTAATAAAGTTATGTTTTCTGCAAAATCTTATACTAAATAATGGTCCAGTTTTTGTTTGGTCAACCCATATACTACCTTGATAGATCTTAGTATATAATTTCTatatatagttcttttttttttttataaactgaAGTGTGATTTGCAATATTtggttagttttaggtgtacagcataatgatttggggttattttgcagattatattccacTATAAGTTATTGCAAGATTTTGGCATAATTTCCTATGCTgcacagtaaatctttgttgcttatctgttttatgtgtagtagtttgtatctgttaagtCCACTTTCCTCATTTGTCCTTCCCcctcatcctctccctcttggtatccataagtttgttttctggatgtttttgtttatatttggattcatttgtactattttttttagattccacacataagtgatatcatacagcatttatctttctgtgacttttttcactaagcataacACTGCATTCATGTTGTAGCGAAGGATGGTTTTTGTGTGATAACACTCCAGTGTGCGTGTCTCATCTTCTTAAGTCATCTGTTGAGTTGCTTTTGTGTCTTGGCCCTCGTAAGTAGCACTGCTacgaacactggggtgcatgtaccttttcaGATTAAGAGTTTTCatgttttccagatatatacccagaagtggcaTTACTTGATCATATCAtggttttagttttagttttttaaggaacctccaaactgttttccatagtggtttcaCCAGTTCACATTACCACCACCAATGTgtgaggattcctttttctccacattctcttcaGTATTTATCTGTAGACTGATTGATTGATAACCCTTTtgaccagtgtaaggtgatacctcattgtggtttcgatttgcttttctctaatgattagtggtgttgagcatcttttcatgggcctttttcctatctgtatgtcttctttgggaaaatgtctgtatGGGTCTTTTgtccgttttttgattgggtggtttgttttttttttttggatattgtatgtgtgcttagtcactcagtcctgtctgactccctgtgaccccatggactgtagcccgccaggctcctctgtccatgggattctccagataagaatactggagagggttgctggtccgttctccagggaatcttcccaacccagggatcaaatgcgggtctcttgcattacaggcagattctttactgtctgagacaccagggaagccccagaagtacagtagtacagtagaAGAGCTGGTAAACAGGAGCTGGCATCCAGTGGACAGgtaagagttactgactggaggaaggagaggaagtggaagatggcagagctgaaggacCGTCAGCAACGGGAagacggagggcaagctgcagtttcactcaccCCCGACGCTGgcggcacaggttctggttccttgctggctGCAGATAGAATTATCTACCTTCTTGAAGAAATGACCCAGTGATGCCTGAGTAGTAGCTCTCTTTCTCATCGTAGGTGACATGGTAGCACTGGACTGCATGCTGAGCGGCTGCTGCAGCCTTCGTGTGCCATTCTGTGTTCAGGTCTCGTGCCTGGGAAGCTGACAGTGCCTCCTCCAATAAAGAGGAGCCCTTGCCTCTTCCTTCGTCGTGAATTTCCTCAGTCCTTCAGTTACTGCTGCTTCCTCTTTGTCCTCCCTCTGGGCCTCCAGTTCTATCAGGTCTTCATTACCAAGCTCCTCCTGTTGTACAGCAAGGAGTTCAGTGAAGTCGTCTCCTGCAGATACAGCTCTAGCTTCTCACCGAGGGTCACTGAGTCACTGAAGACCTCACTGTTGCACCCTCAAAAGCCCGCAACTTAAAGGTTCCTTTGGAGGGGACTTAGAGTATATGTTCATATGAGGTCTGTGTGGATTTGGGAATTTTTCTACTGAATTTCTTTAGAGGATCTTTATTGATAGTAATtataagaagaactgactcattggaaaagaccctgatgctgggaaagattgaaggcaggaggagaaggggatgacagagggtgagatggttggatggcatcaccgactcaaaaggacacaa is a genomic window of Ovis aries strain OAR_USU_Benz2616 breed Rambouillet chromosome 16, ARS-UI_Ramb_v3.0, whole genome shotgun sequence containing:
- the MOCS2 gene encoding molybdopterin synthase catalytic subunit isoform X5, whose translation is MNEVEEKSKDIIKFTSEKLSVDEVSQLVISPLCGAISLFVGTTRNNFEGKKVISLEYEAYLPMAENEIRKICSDIRQKWPVKHIAVFHRLGLVPVTEASVIIAVSSAHRAASLEAVSYAIDALKARVPIWKKEIYEESSSSWKRNKECFWATSV
- the MOCS2 gene encoding molybdopterin synthase catalytic subunit isoform X2, with protein sequence MICSECQVEVLYFAKSAEIAGIRSETISVPQEIKALQLWNEIEARHPGKDMNEVEEKSKDIIKFTSEKLSVDEVSQLVISPLCGAISLFVGTTRNNFEGKKVISLEYEAYLPMAENEIRKICSDIRQKWPVKHIAVFHRLGLVPVTEASVIIAVSSAHRAASLEAVSYAIDALKARVPIWKKEIYEESSSSWKRNKECFWATSV
- the MOCS2 gene encoding molybdopterin synthase catalytic subunit isoform X1; protein product: MVPRCQVEVLYFAKSAEIAGIRSETISVPQEIKALQLWNEIEARHPGKDMNEVEEKSKDIIKFTSEKLSVDEVSQLVISPLCGAISLFVGTTRNNFEGKKVISLEYEAYLPMAENEIRKICSDIRQKWPVKHIAVFHRLGLVPVTEASVIIAVSSAHRAASLEAVSYAIDALKARVPIWKKEIYEESSSSWKRNKECFWATSV
- the MOCS2 gene encoding molybdopterin synthase catalytic subunit isoform X3; the protein is MSSLEISSSCFSQETKLLLSLPLVEGSTFEAPGKDMNEVEEKSKDIIKFTSEKLSVDEVSQLVISPLCGAISLFVGTTRNNFEGKKVISLEYEAYLPMAENEIRKICSDIRQKWPVKHIAVFHRLGLVPVTEASVIIAVSSAHRAASLEAVSYAIDALKARVPIWKKEIYEESSSSWKRNKECFWATSV